From one Rhopalosiphum padi isolate XX-2018 chromosome 2, ASM2088224v1, whole genome shotgun sequence genomic stretch:
- the LOC132920633 gene encoding RNA binding protein fox-1 homolog 1-like isoform X13, which yields MVQGGIDPYASLAAASGAFPMQQPGQMAAMTLKMANPQQPTLMPATVAAPQNTAPLPPQVTVESDPPLPPIAYSPPTGLNMSMASSQQQQQLQQHQQHQQQQQQQQQQQQQQQQQQQQQQQQQQQQQQQQQQQQQQQQQQQQQQSVGLIKSDQQQITVTTASQPLECTNATNALTTPVSVSVASPTNITNVGAGSPCSSSEDKNIQSKRLHVSNIPFRFREPDLRAMFGQFGPILDVEIIFNERGSKGFGFVTFGNSADADEAREHLHGTVVEGRKIEVNNATARVQTKKVAAPLQLPNVLLSRNGVLPNLVCVQWPEAAAAALRGAAIQRGRAVAAANAVRNAAAMAAVAAASNGGFPSVGAPGFNTARLPATSIAVTPNPLQAINTAPGSYAPGVYYDPFLAAQAADNNYRLQAGAVNEKKILCVTDYKGWKREI from the exons ATGGTTCAAGGAGGAATTGATCCATATGCATCACTCGCAGCAGCGTCTGGTGCATTCCCTATGCAACAACCCGGACAAATGGCTGCGATGACGCTTAAAATGGCCAATCCCCAGCAACCAACTCTAATGCCAGCCACGGTGGCTGCACCTCAAAATACAGCTCCACTTCCACCACAAGTGACTGTAGAAAGTGATCCACCGTTGCCACCTATTGCATACTCACCCCCGACTGGGCTTAATATGTCCATGGCGTCAtcacaacaacagcagcagcttCAACAGCATCAGCAAcatcagcagcagcagcagcagcaacaacagcagcagcagcaacaacaacaacaacagcagcagcagcagcagcagcagcaacaacaacaacaacagcaacagcaacaacaacaacaacaacaacaacaacaacaacagcaatcTGTTGGATTAATCAAGTCTGACCAACAACAAATTACAGTCACTACAGCATCACAACCG TTGGAATGTACTAATGCTACAAATGCATTGACTACACCGGTGTCAGTATCTGTAGCCTCACCAACGAACATTACCAATGTTGGCGCTGGGTCCCCTTGTTCATCTAGCGAAGACAAAAATATCCAATCAAAGAGACTTCATGTATCAAATATACCCTTTAGATTTAGAGAGCCTGACTTGCGTGCCATGTTTggg caaTTTGGACCAATTCTAGatgttgaaattatatttaatgagcGTGGATCAAAG GGATTCGGTTTTGTAACGTTTGGGAATAGCGCTGACGCTGATGAGGCTCGCGAACATCTTCACGGAACAGTTGTTGAAGGCAGAAAAATAGAG gTGAACAATGCAACAGCAAGAGTGCAAACTAAAAAAGTAGCTGCGCCTTTACAATTACCAAAtg TATTACTCTCTAGAAACGGAGTATTGCCGAACCTTG TTTGTGTTCAGTGGCCTGAGG cCGCTGCAGCAGCACTCAGAGGGGCAGCTATACAACGCGGCCGGGCTGTGGCGGCCGCGAACGCCGTCAGGAACGCGGCCGCAATGGCTGCTGTGGCCGCGGCGTCCAACGGCGGATTTCCGTCGGTCGGTGCTCCAGGATTTAACACCGCTAGACTGCCAGCGACCAGCATTGCCGTCACGCCCAATCCGTTACAAGCTATAAACACGGCTCCCGGTTCTTACGCCCC